One segment of Monomorium pharaonis isolate MP-MQ-018 chromosome 6, ASM1337386v2, whole genome shotgun sequence DNA contains the following:
- the LOC118646211 gene encoding uncharacterized protein LOC118646211 isoform X1 encodes MHIIQLINDYRNYKNKDKMHKIKYVKDIIQDLENYGPASLIHIAILSNILKRRINIWNANGNLNKIIGRKKLGPSIDIEYHANNSEQIGHWTLRGSKDPDNVTIDLNSCLFSVIGSQIGQDPLKLRKWTVLKLENDSQSLAKWLDKIQWKGSAGVFLMIGGVNGHGPESPRTKSEEVRYSKRYPAHSQKEDARQLLEDSENIEGEGDVGDDKHDLIGHSREQHVVGGRNGGVATYTRINKCAATYAFQSEQDQDYALHRALLSKSGQEALHKLDNSIKSDANIPVSELKEQDVPFPKGSYWYVGNMVRDSIEMDSVVLKLRHHIDKRSEENAKPHIVSIYPFFKQEKTITCFKGYRLYRDYIQKLTKQKFVLSSTFEKLKEILTEDGYSIRYPSSNTIENAKQILDNSEGKSCEDDPRNPKTEDFRTGHARSRHVVKRSNGVNGVEAYTRTHRCETKSAFQSEEEQNYILHRALLSAEGQVGLVLLNLRFYSEIGVKASRLSESNGSFPKGSNWHNGKKINDEEIEMVHIYLGHQKGESKNNSAEPFVINMFPRLKNKTKKGKKQKEQEGAQAAPETASATTSKPVSKTPPKRATGATPKIRKTAPKTASPTTSKPASKTSKTALKTATGTIRKTGHVTTPETVHKITPTTSHKPTPKSTRKSTSKITRKTAP; translated from the exons ATgcatataattcaattaatcaatgattatcgcaattataaaaataaggacaaaatgcacaaaattaaatatgtaaaagacATTATACAAGATTTGGAAAACTATGGACCAGCTAGTTTAATACACATTGCTATTTTGAGTAACATACTTAAAAGACGCATTAATATATGGAATGCTAAtggtaatttaaataagatcatcggaagaaaaaaattgggaCCATCTATAGATATTGAATATCACGCGAACAATTCTGAACAAATTg GTCACTGGACCCTAAGAGGTAGCAAAGATCCCGACAACGTCACTATTGATTTAAACAGCTGCCTTTTTTCGGTGATTGGTTCTCAAATCGGGCAAGATCCATTAAAACTTCGTAAGTGGACTGTATTAAAACTAGAGAACGATTCTCAGAGTTTGGCTAAATGGCTAGACAAAATTCAGTGGAAGGGCAGTGCAGGAGTATTCCTTATGATTGGCGGAGTAAACGGACATGGACCCGAAAGTCCGAGAACAAAGTCCGAAGAAGTAAGGTACTCAAAAAGATACCCAGCACACAGTCAGAAAGAAGACGCTAGACAGCTTCTGGAAGATTCAGAGAACATAGAAGGCGAAGGTGATGTTGGTGACGATAAACATGATCTAATAGGACATTCTAGAGAGCAGCATGTTGTAGGAGGAAGAAATGGAGGTGTCGCAACTTATACTAGGATAAATAAATGTGCGGCAACATATGCTTTTCAGAGTGAACAAGACCAAGACTATGCCCTTCATAGAGCATTGCTATCAAAATCGGGTCAAGAAGCACTACATAAACTTGACAATTCCATTAAGTCAGACGCAAATATACCTGTTTCAGAATTAAAAGAACAAGATGTCCCATTTCCTAAAGGAAGCTATTGGTATGTGGGAAACATGGTACGTGATTCAATAGAAATGGATAGTgtcgtattaaaattaagacatCATATAGATAAACGAAGCGAAGAAAATGCAAAGCCTCATATAGTTTCTATTTACCCATTCTTTAAACAGGAAAAAACAATAACGTGTTTCAAAGGATATCGTCTATATCGtgattatatacaaaaactaactaaacaaaaatttgtcctTTCATCTACATTTGAAAAACTTAAAGAAATTCTCACAGAAGATGGATACTCAATAAGATACCCATCAtctaacacgatagaaaacgCTAAACAGATTCTGGACAATTCAGAGGGCAAATCCTGCGAAGATGATCCTCGCAATCCAAAAACTGAAGATTTTAGAACAGGCCATGCTAGAAGCAGGCATGTCGTAAAAAGAAGCAATGGTGTCAATGGTGTCGAAGCTTATACTAGAACACATAGATGTGAAACAAAAAGTGCTTTTCAGTCAGAAGAAGAACAAAACTATATCCTTCATAGAGCATTGTTATCAGCAGAGGGTCAAGTAGGACTAGTTCTTCTTAACTTAAGATTCTATTCAGAAATCGGTGTAAAAGCTTCAAGATTATCAGAATCAAATGGCTCATTTCCTAAAGGAAGCAACTGgcataatggaaaaaaaataaatgatgaagAAATCGAAATGGTCCATATATATTTAGGACATCAAAAAGGTGAAAGCAAGAACAATAGTGCAGAaccttttgtaataaatatgttcccaagattgaaaaataaaacaaaaaaaggtaaaaaacaaaaagaacaaGAAGGTGCTCAAGCTGCTCCTGAAACTGCTTCTGCAACTACATCTAAACCTGTTTCCAAAACTCCTCCTAAACGTGCAACTGGAGCTACTCCTAAAATTCGTAAAACTGCTCCTAAAACTGCCTCTCCAACTACATCGAAACCTGCTTCTAAAACTTCTAAAACTGCTCTAAAAACTGCTACTGGAACGATTCGTAAAACTGGCCATGTAACTACTCCTGAAACTGTTCATAAAATTACTCCTACAACTTCTCATAAACCTACTCCTAAAAGTACTCGTAAATCTACTTCCAAAATTACTCGTAAAACTGCTCCTTAA
- the LOC118646211 gene encoding uncharacterized protein LOC118646211 isoform X2, whose translation MHIIQLINDYRNYKNKDKMHKIKYVKDIIQDLENYGPASLIHIAILSNILKRRINIWNANGNLNKIIGRKKLGPSIDIEYHANNSEQIGHWTLRGSKDPDNVTIDLNSCLFSVIGSQIGQDPLKLRKWTVLKLENDSQSLAKWLDKIQWKGSAGVFLMIGGVNGHGPESPRTKSEEVRYSKRYPAHSQKEDARQLLEDSENIEGEGDVGDDKHDLIGHSREQHVVGGRNGGVATYTRINKCAATYAFQSEQDQDYALHRALLSKSGQEALHKLDNSIKSDANIPVSELKEQDVPFPKGSYWYVGNMEKTITCFKGYRLYRDYIQKLTKQKFVLSSTFEKLKEILTEDGYSIRYPSSNTIENAKQILDNSEGKSCEDDPRNPKTEDFRTGHARSRHVVKRSNGVNGVEAYTRTHRCETKSAFQSEEEQNYILHRALLSAEGQVGLVLLNLRFYSEIGVKASRLSESNGSFPKGSNWHNGKKINDEEIEMVHIYLGHQKGESKNNSAEPFVINMFPRLKNKTKKGKKQKEQEGAQAAPETASATTSKPVSKTPPKRATGATPKIRKTAPKTASPTTSKPASKTSKTALKTATGTIRKTGHVTTPETVHKITPTTSHKPTPKSTRKSTSKITRKTAP comes from the exons ATgcatataattcaattaatcaatgattatcgcaattataaaaataaggacaaaatgcacaaaattaaatatgtaaaagacATTATACAAGATTTGGAAAACTATGGACCAGCTAGTTTAATACACATTGCTATTTTGAGTAACATACTTAAAAGACGCATTAATATATGGAATGCTAAtggtaatttaaataagatcatcggaagaaaaaaattgggaCCATCTATAGATATTGAATATCACGCGAACAATTCTGAACAAATTg GTCACTGGACCCTAAGAGGTAGCAAAGATCCCGACAACGTCACTATTGATTTAAACAGCTGCCTTTTTTCGGTGATTGGTTCTCAAATCGGGCAAGATCCATTAAAACTTCGTAAGTGGACTGTATTAAAACTAGAGAACGATTCTCAGAGTTTGGCTAAATGGCTAGACAAAATTCAGTGGAAGGGCAGTGCAGGAGTATTCCTTATGATTGGCGGAGTAAACGGACATGGACCCGAAAGTCCGAGAACAAAGTCCGAAGAAGTAAGGTACTCAAAAAGATACCCAGCACACAGTCAGAAAGAAGACGCTAGACAGCTTCTGGAAGATTCAGAGAACATAGAAGGCGAAGGTGATGTTGGTGACGATAAACATGATCTAATAGGACATTCTAGAGAGCAGCATGTTGTAGGAGGAAGAAATGGAGGTGTCGCAACTTATACTAGGATAAATAAATGTGCGGCAACATATGCTTTTCAGAGTGAACAAGACCAAGACTATGCCCTTCATAGAGCATTGCTATCAAAATCGGGTCAAGAAGCACTACATAAACTTGACAATTCCATTAAGTCAGACGCAAATATACCTGTTTCAGAATTAAAAGAACAAGATGTCCCATTTCCTAAAGGAAGCTATTGGTATGTGGGAAACATG GAAAAAACAATAACGTGTTTCAAAGGATATCGTCTATATCGtgattatatacaaaaactaactaaacaaaaatttgtcctTTCATCTACATTTGAAAAACTTAAAGAAATTCTCACAGAAGATGGATACTCAATAAGATACCCATCAtctaacacgatagaaaacgCTAAACAGATTCTGGACAATTCAGAGGGCAAATCCTGCGAAGATGATCCTCGCAATCCAAAAACTGAAGATTTTAGAACAGGCCATGCTAGAAGCAGGCATGTCGTAAAAAGAAGCAATGGTGTCAATGGTGTCGAAGCTTATACTAGAACACATAGATGTGAAACAAAAAGTGCTTTTCAGTCAGAAGAAGAACAAAACTATATCCTTCATAGAGCATTGTTATCAGCAGAGGGTCAAGTAGGACTAGTTCTTCTTAACTTAAGATTCTATTCAGAAATCGGTGTAAAAGCTTCAAGATTATCAGAATCAAATGGCTCATTTCCTAAAGGAAGCAACTGgcataatggaaaaaaaataaatgatgaagAAATCGAAATGGTCCATATATATTTAGGACATCAAAAAGGTGAAAGCAAGAACAATAGTGCAGAaccttttgtaataaatatgttcccaagattgaaaaataaaacaaaaaaaggtaaaaaacaaaaagaacaaGAAGGTGCTCAAGCTGCTCCTGAAACTGCTTCTGCAACTACATCTAAACCTGTTTCCAAAACTCCTCCTAAACGTGCAACTGGAGCTACTCCTAAAATTCGTAAAACTGCTCCTAAAACTGCCTCTCCAACTACATCGAAACCTGCTTCTAAAACTTCTAAAACTGCTCTAAAAACTGCTACTGGAACGATTCGTAAAACTGGCCATGTAACTACTCCTGAAACTGTTCATAAAATTACTCCTACAACTTCTCATAAACCTACTCCTAAAAGTACTCGTAAATCTACTTCCAAAATTACTCGTAAAACTGCTCCTTAA
- the LOC118646026 gene encoding uncharacterized protein LOC118646026, with the protein MSRREFFFASSSEESAEESENSFDDFSDLDTVALLDESFSSVDEECTGAAEPLLVSGFEHLSNPDSAPYGDLDLFMDLSQESEMFVPAGAEGEVFSECFPTDELGEILIPAPLLARFLTNDYSEEFGGDLDLEFEFAVDQYLREGNLPRLDLSPEDPDMDAVD; encoded by the coding sequence ATGTCTCGTCGTGAGTTTTTCTTCGCGTCTTCCAGTGAAGAGAGTGCTGAGGAGAGTGAGAACAGTTTCGACGATTTCAGTGATCTTGACACTGTGGCTCTTTTGGACGAAAGTTTTTCGTCCGTTGATGAGGAGTGCACGGGTGCCGCTGAGCCATTGCTCGTTAGTGGGTTTGAACATTTATCAAACCCTGATAGTGCTCCTTATGGAGATTTAGATTTATTCATGGACCTTTCTCAGGAGTCCGAAATGTTTGTTCCCGCCGGTGCGGAGGGCGAGGTGTTCTCCGAGTGTTTTCCGACCGACGAGCTTGGGGAAATTTTGATTCCCGCCCCTTTGCTTGCTCGTTTTTTAACTaatgattatagtgaagaattCGGTGGTGACCTCGATTTGGAGTTCGAGTTTGCCGTGGATCAATATTTGCGCGAGGGAAACTTGCCTCGTCTGGATCTTTCGCCGGAGGATCCAGACATGGACGCGGTTGACTAA
- the LOC118646025 gene encoding uncharacterized protein LOC118646025: MRRYIAVIFIIWVTLSSAEDPDMKAPYEIEKFTHHPGIYFEKLGGLHQVESFWKVVIKIDVTTLSKRLAQVEKYVRKTDNLCKMIAVIGKETCENLHSVIEKGCERTNKLIERINSTYNTRIHKRGLIDGIGSVAKSLFGTMDANDEKLINEQLTVLHDSQELNKHAIKNQIKIMQATIAHIDNSERTIRQNENTLADATDKLRTKLLEDERQSNLHENFIIINAVLSDLTRDAEDVLEYLTFLKEGILHPRLTPISIIIESLKDASSQLPEGLYFPFRIKENEWSTIEKFATVGAYCDQINIYTILRFPLISMPKYEILSVIPLPIPSQNNIFSFVEINNPLIAIDTEQRTYITLAKNDLRKCIEINTEYLCTENHPVYQINPDSICEIKMYLETKDHYKNCNIKNATSNHSLWIALSNSHSWLYSSPRKQVITLHCKDHGKIKETIEKVGKITLKNNCKLVTENTIIRSPKMSHETRVESYLPQYNISLLQKPGLENDTGLKEIKLKNIIPNPTELKNSKDKLEEIDNELDKNSSSIFQSPHFIFPMATSGTTIVIIIIAVVIGFIIIKKKKRNNNKRVTLDIDTEYTIPRSILKRSNSTRF, from the exons ATGCGGCGATACATCGCGGTAAT atttataATCTGGGTGACGCTAAGTTCCGCAGAAGACCCGGACATGAAGGCACCgtatgaaatagaaaaatttacgcACCATCCAgggatatattttgaaaagctaGGAGGATTACATCAGGTTGAATCCTTCTGGAAAGTGGTCATCAAGATAGACGTGACGACACTATCAAAACGACTCGCACAGGTAGAAAAATACGTACGCAAAACGGATAATCTATGCAAAATGATAGCAGTCATAGGGAAAGAAACATGCGAAAATTTACACAGCGTTATTGAAAAAGGGTGTGAAagaactaataaattaatagaacgcATAAACTCAACATACAATACAAGAATACACAAAAGAGGATTAATCGACGGGATAGGATCAGTCGCAAAATCATTGTTCGGTACGATGGACGCAaacgatgaaaaattaattaacgaacaACTAACGGTATTACACGACTCACAGGAATTAAACAAACACgcaataaaaaaccaaataaaaataatgcaagccACTATCGCTCACATTGATAACAGTGAAAGAACTATCCGACAAAACGAAAATACTCTCGCGGACGCGACAGACAAActaagaacaaaattattagaagaCGAACGCCAAAGTAACTTacacgaaaattttataataattaacgcgGTACTGTCTGATCTAACACGCGACGCGGAAGACGTACTagaatatttaacgtttttaaaagaaggaaTTCTGCATCCTCGGTTAACAcctatatcaataataatagaatcacTTAAAGACGCTAGCTCGCAATTGCCCGAAGGACTCTACTTCCCattcagaataaaagagaatgaATGGTCGACAATAGAGAAATTTGCGACAGTAGGCGCATACTgcgatcaaataaatatatatactattttacgATTCCCTCTAATTTCGATGCCAAAATACGAAATACTAAGTGTAATTCCGCTACCTATCCCAAGTCAGAACAACATTTTTTCGTTCGTAGAAATTAACAATCCCCTGATTGCAATAGACACAGAACAGCGTACTTACATAACCCTCGCAAAGAACGACCTGCGGAAATGCATAGAGATAAATACCGAATACCTATGCACGGAAAATCACCCCGTATATCAAATAAACCCAGACTCTATCTGcgagataaaaatgtatctagaAACGAaagatcattataaaaattgtaacataaaaaatgcgaCGTCGAACCACAGTCTTTGGATAGCGTTAAGTAATTCACACTCGTGGCTATACTCGTCACCACGAAAGCAAGTAATTACTCTACATTGTAAAGACCatggaaaaataaaggaaacaattgaaaaagtaggtaaaattacattaaaaaataactgtaagTTAGTGacagaaaatacaattataagatCACCCAAGATGTCACATGAGACAAGAGTAGAATCATATCTCCCTCAGTATAATATTTCACTACTACAGAAGCCTGGTTTAGAAAACGATACAGGtctcaaagaaataaaattaaaaaatattataccaaatccgacggaattaaaaaattccaaggATAAATTAGAGGAGATAGACAACGAActagataaaaattcaagttcgaTTTTTCAGTCGCcacactttatttttccaatggcGACAAGCGGAAcaacaattgtaataataataatagccgTAGTAAtaggatttattataataaaaaagaaaaaacggaaTAACAATAAGCGGGTGACATTAGATATAGATACAGAATATACGATACCGAGATCTATCCTAAAACGAAGCAACAGCACACGTTTCTAA